One genomic region from Leptospira montravelensis encodes:
- a CDS encoding methyltransferase, with protein sequence MRNQFLSQRKKMVVGDPMTDELWDSYLPKKFQLLSPYQWTPISVIERTWNYLSKDKVTSVVDLGSGVGKFCIYLSKVSNHSIDILGIENREELLKISESLKEIWNTPDVNFKNTDFLNEFPTGHSHYFCFNPLYETMKGSHSIDSSKKKSAHQFLKDLEILKQKLFLLSPGTKLITFHGFGGSYLPGFRIILKEEINSGEYLIWERE encoded by the coding sequence ATGAGAAACCAATTTTTGAGCCAAAGAAAGAAAATGGTCGTAGGGGATCCAATGACAGATGAACTTTGGGATTCTTATCTTCCTAAAAAATTTCAATTACTTTCCCCTTACCAGTGGACACCGATTTCTGTCATTGAAAGGACATGGAATTATTTATCGAAGGATAAAGTAACTTCCGTTGTTGATTTAGGTTCTGGAGTTGGTAAATTCTGTATTTACCTTTCAAAAGTATCGAATCATTCAATTGATATTTTAGGAATAGAAAATAGAGAAGAATTACTTAAAATATCTGAGTCTTTAAAGGAAATTTGGAATACACCGGATGTTAATTTTAAAAATACAGATTTTTTAAATGAATTTCCAACTGGTCACTCTCATTATTTTTGTTTTAATCCTTTGTACGAAACGATGAAAGGAAGTCATTCTATAGATTCTTCCAAAAAAAAATCGGCACACCAGTTTTTAAAAGATTTAGAAATTCTAAAACAAAAACTTTTTTTACTTAGTCCAGGAACTAAACTAATCACATTTCATGGGTTTGGTGGAAGTTACCTACCAGGATTCAGGATTATTTTAAAAGAAGAAATAAATAGTGGTGAGTATCTTATTTGGGAAAGAGAATAA
- a CDS encoding APC family permease, which yields MNQKSMDQDTAQLEALGLRSEFDRSMSFWENFSLGFTYLSPVVGVYSVFALAIQAGGPPMIWNYLLVGFGQFLVCLVFGEIVSQYPISGGIYPWSLRLVGERWAWMSAWVYAWALFTTVAAVSVGGAPFLSQLIGIEFGNSGFIWIAILMILISTILNLSGTRLLAQVAFFGFLCELIGAVVVGGYLLFFAKVNSISILWNTFSFGEGVNYFPAFLASSVAAMFCYYGFEACGDVAEETPNASAAIPKSMRMTIYIGGGAATFVCLALLLAVPNIDKAISGEDSDPVTTTLVSAMGMTGYRMVIGVVMISFLSCLLSLQAAASRLLFSFARDGMIFGSKYLNHLSKSNKVPVNALVITGLIPILIASIGHWLQDAVTTIISFASAGIYIAFQMVVLAALYARYQGWKPSGSFTLGKLGIWINVLALLYGLTAVANMVWPRTPEEPWYINYGMIFTTLIVISSGLLYLIIKKPHLQRNIS from the coding sequence ATGAATCAAAAATCGATGGATCAGGATACAGCACAATTAGAGGCTTTAGGACTGAGGTCTGAATTTGACCGCAGTATGAGTTTTTGGGAAAATTTTTCCTTGGGATTCACTTATCTTTCACCGGTTGTGGGTGTGTATTCCGTATTTGCCTTAGCCATCCAAGCCGGTGGCCCTCCCATGATTTGGAACTACCTACTAGTAGGTTTTGGACAATTTTTAGTTTGTTTGGTATTTGGTGAAATCGTTTCCCAGTATCCCATCTCGGGTGGAATTTATCCGTGGTCTCTGCGTTTGGTGGGCGAACGATGGGCCTGGATGTCAGCTTGGGTGTATGCCTGGGCATTATTTACCACTGTGGCTGCGGTAAGTGTAGGCGGAGCTCCCTTTCTTAGCCAACTGATCGGAATTGAATTTGGGAATTCAGGATTTATCTGGATCGCCATTCTTATGATTCTTATTTCTACGATTCTTAATTTGAGTGGAACAAGACTACTTGCACAAGTTGCGTTTTTCGGATTTTTATGTGAACTGATTGGGGCAGTCGTCGTTGGCGGTTATTTATTATTTTTTGCAAAAGTAAATTCCATATCTATCCTATGGAATACTTTTTCTTTTGGGGAAGGTGTAAATTATTTTCCAGCCTTCCTTGCATCTTCTGTGGCAGCCATGTTTTGTTATTATGGATTTGAGGCCTGTGGTGATGTCGCCGAAGAGACACCAAACGCTAGTGCTGCGATTCCAAAATCCATGCGTATGACAATTTACATTGGTGGTGGCGCTGCGACCTTTGTTTGTTTAGCACTCTTACTTGCAGTTCCTAATATTGATAAAGCCATCTCAGGGGAAGATAGTGATCCTGTCACCACCACCCTTGTTTCGGCGATGGGAATGACAGGTTATCGTATGGTCATTGGAGTAGTTATGATTTCTTTTTTGTCATGTTTACTCAGTTTGCAAGCAGCCGCCAGTCGCCTTTTATTTTCTTTTGCCAGGGACGGAATGATTTTTGGAAGCAAATACTTAAATCATCTTTCCAAATCAAACAAAGTTCCAGTCAATGCTCTCGTGATCACTGGACTCATTCCGATTTTAATCGCAAGTATTGGTCATTGGTTACAAGATGCAGTCACTACCATCATTAGTTTTGCTTCTGCCGGAATTTATATTGCATTTCAAATGGTTGTTCTTGCTGCCTTATATGCAAGGTATCAAGGTTGGAAACCATCTGGTTCCTTTACCTTAGGGAAACTAGGAATTTGGATTAATGTTTTGGCTTTGTTATATGGGTTGACAGCGGTTGCCAATATGGTCTGGCCAAGAACTCCCGAAGAACCCTGGTATATCAATTACGGAATGATTTTCACAACACTCATTGTGATCTCCAGTGGTTTACTTTATCTCATAATTAAAAAACCACATTTACAAAGAAACATTTCTTAA
- a CDS encoding TonB-dependent receptor family protein, translating into MKMKLLLNCILVIALITVPETIQLQAQEANSKQNPESQEPFPKDTLEIPEENPEDPKWKKAEIRVIGDKKDLKRIPGSATIITKKFLEETRPTDNMEVLRRVPGANIRYQDPAGLTMNLGFRGVSGEVSRKVLILEDGLFTSLNPYGEPEMYYTPSIERMERIEVVKGSGSILFGPSTIGGVVNFITRRPPKDPTLNIQTIGGENAYFSQMVNYGGTFGNTGFDVNVLRKQGDGFRANQGYFVNEANLKTIHQLNEKHNITTKVGFHQQESQATYVGLTTGMFQNNPKDNPAQNDKRTIERYSFSIGHEWSLSEKSKLITRVYSAYTERNWARQNYSRNSRGSTKPTDTLATYDGEPYTERPGDTIWMRGTNAHRDRTYKFAGIETKLQTEIETGSIKHEIDLGTRYHLDMAKVQLLNGPTTPDFVVYPNGVGSTPAVLLQSQTSLANSGELRDDERRSAKAVSVYLQDRIRLTEKFSVIPGVRYESFTQTRSINRARRDFDPATFDYFSGTNPTVQLDKTATAKNQIVLPGFGTTLDFAKNMTWFTGVHRGFSPPRYESAISPTAEDLVLKPERSWNYETGIRGDITEYFSGQLVGYLLNFEDQIINSSAAGGNLGSRPVNAGRSIHRGVETNMTFDFGQFWKLNYLIPLDIIYTRTEAKSNQYTYNLGAWTKGDSNPFAHVDTNGNRLPYVSRDILTLSLGISSRSTGFYARIEWQYFSKQFHDLENSKTVSWYDTAGSTADYRTILNYAGIKSDVSGLDGEIPAYELVNANIGYKKDNWSVFLSGKNLQDRKYISSRLPEGIQPGPFRQVNFGITLQL; encoded by the coding sequence ATGAAAATGAAACTACTTCTCAATTGTATTTTGGTCATTGCCCTGATCACGGTCCCTGAAACGATACAGTTACAGGCACAGGAAGCAAACTCTAAACAAAATCCAGAATCCCAAGAACCTTTTCCTAAGGATACATTAGAGATTCCAGAAGAGAATCCAGAGGATCCGAAATGGAAGAAAGCAGAAATTCGTGTGATCGGGGATAAAAAAGATCTAAAAAGAATTCCAGGTTCTGCCACCATCATTACTAAAAAGTTTTTAGAAGAAACAAGGCCCACTGACAATATGGAAGTTTTACGTCGTGTACCAGGAGCTAACATTCGTTACCAAGATCCTGCAGGTCTTACTATGAATTTAGGATTCAGGGGAGTGAGTGGAGAGGTTTCCAGAAAGGTTCTTATTTTAGAAGATGGACTCTTTACATCGCTAAACCCCTATGGGGAACCAGAGATGTATTATACTCCTTCGATTGAACGTATGGAACGAATTGAAGTAGTAAAGGGTTCCGGTTCGATTCTTTTTGGACCATCTACAATTGGAGGAGTTGTAAACTTTATCACAAGACGTCCTCCTAAAGATCCTACCTTAAATATCCAAACCATAGGTGGAGAGAACGCATACTTCAGCCAAATGGTAAACTACGGAGGAACTTTTGGTAATACCGGATTTGATGTGAATGTACTTAGAAAACAAGGTGATGGTTTTCGTGCCAACCAAGGTTACTTTGTCAATGAAGCCAATTTAAAAACCATACACCAGTTAAATGAAAAACATAACATTACTACCAAAGTAGGATTCCACCAACAAGAATCCCAAGCCACCTATGTAGGTCTAACCACCGGAATGTTTCAAAACAATCCTAAAGACAACCCGGCACAAAATGATAAAAGAACCATCGAACGTTATAGTTTTTCTATAGGACATGAATGGAGCCTTTCCGAAAAATCAAAACTCATCACTCGTGTGTATTCAGCCTATACCGAAAGGAACTGGGCAAGACAGAATTATTCACGAAATTCACGGGGGAGCACCAAACCAACGGATACACTCGCTACCTATGATGGAGAACCTTACACAGAAAGGCCAGGGGACACCATTTGGATGAGAGGAACAAACGCTCATAGAGACAGAACCTATAAATTTGCAGGTATCGAAACTAAATTACAAACCGAAATTGAAACTGGTTCAATCAAACACGAAATTGATTTGGGAACTCGTTACCATCTGGATATGGCAAAGGTCCAACTTCTAAATGGTCCAACGACACCTGATTTTGTAGTCTACCCCAATGGAGTGGGATCTACACCTGCTGTTTTATTACAATCCCAAACAAGTTTGGCTAATAGTGGAGAACTTAGGGATGATGAAAGGCGGTCAGCCAAAGCAGTTTCTGTATATTTGCAGGACAGAATCCGCCTAACAGAAAAATTCTCTGTAATCCCTGGGGTGCGATATGAGTCCTTTACACAAACACGCTCCATCAATCGTGCACGAAGAGATTTTGATCCAGCTACCTTTGATTATTTTTCTGGTACCAATCCAACCGTACAGTTAGATAAAACTGCCACAGCTAAAAACCAAATTGTTTTACCTGGTTTTGGAACTACTTTGGATTTTGCAAAGAATATGACTTGGTTTACGGGAGTGCATAGAGGATTTTCACCTCCTCGGTATGAATCTGCCATTTCACCTACAGCAGAAGATTTAGTATTAAAACCAGAACGTTCCTGGAACTATGAAACGGGTATTAGGGGAGATATTACCGAATACTTTAGTGGTCAATTGGTAGGTTATCTATTAAACTTCGAAGACCAAATCATCAATAGTTCTGCGGCTGGCGGAAACTTAGGGTCAAGACCTGTGAATGCAGGAAGGTCCATCCATCGTGGTGTGGAAACCAATATGACTTTTGACTTTGGACAATTTTGGAAGTTAAACTATCTAATCCCTTTAGATATTATTTATACAAGGACAGAAGCAAAATCAAATCAATATACCTATAACCTAGGTGCATGGACCAAAGGTGATTCCAATCCATTTGCACATGTTGACACAAATGGAAATCGTCTTCCTTATGTTTCAAGAGATATCCTTACACTTTCTCTTGGAATTTCGAGTCGGAGCACAGGTTTTTATGCTAGAATTGAATGGCAATATTTTTCAAAACAATTTCACGATTTAGAAAATTCAAAAACTGTGAGTTGGTATGATACGGCAGGTTCCACAGCCGATTATAGAACTATTTTGAATTATGCTGGTATTAAATCTGATGTATCGGGTTTAGACGGAGAAATTCCTGCATACGAATTAGTAAATGCAAACATAGGCTACAAAAAGGATAATTGGTCGGTGTTTCTTTCTGGAAAAAACCTACAAGATCGAAAGTATATTTCTTCACGGTTGCCAGAAGGAATCCAACCTGGACCCTTTCGTCAGGTTAATTTCGGTATCACCTTACAACTGTAA